A single genomic interval of Cellvibrio sp. PSBB023 harbors:
- a CDS encoding SapC family protein, with translation MAKHVLLNNIAHKDLKIITQYSARFGDNLGSTLTFPTEFGDIQREYPILFRKESANGKFQSVVLLGFKPDENLFLDEFRGWQADYIPAVIERGPFLIGFQDQRVDGGSERAPVVHVDLDNPRVSEIEGKAVFLEHGGISPYLDRINQLLLRIYEGMQISDAMFDAFLALDLLEPVTLEIQINEREQYCLQGNYTISASKLAALGDKDIAHLHRSGFLRCAYLAMESLGNIQRLIQLKNTRT, from the coding sequence ATGGCAAAACATGTATTACTCAATAATATTGCCCACAAAGACCTCAAGATCATCACTCAATATTCGGCGCGCTTTGGCGATAATCTTGGTAGTACTCTGACCTTTCCTACGGAATTTGGTGATATACAGCGCGAATACCCCATTTTATTTCGCAAGGAATCGGCTAATGGAAAATTCCAATCGGTAGTACTTCTTGGCTTTAAACCAGACGAAAATTTATTTCTCGATGAATTCCGCGGTTGGCAAGCTGACTATATTCCGGCAGTCATTGAGCGCGGTCCTTTTTTAATTGGTTTTCAGGATCAACGCGTCGATGGTGGTTCAGAGCGGGCGCCAGTAGTACATGTGGACTTGGATAATCCGCGCGTGAGTGAAATTGAGGGTAAGGCGGTTTTTCTGGAGCACGGAGGCATAAGTCCCTACCTTGATCGTATCAATCAATTATTGCTACGCATCTATGAAGGAATGCAAATCAGTGATGCTATGTTCGACGCGTTTTTAGCGCTGGATTTACTAGAACCTGTCACGCTTGAGATTCAAATCAATGAGCGCGAACAATATTGCCTACAAGGCAATTACACTATCAGTGCATCAAAGTTGGCGGCATTAGGTGATAAGGATATAGCGCACTTGCATCGCTCCGGATTTTTGCGCTGTGCGTATTTGGCGATGGAATCACTTGGCAATATTCAACGATTGATCCAGCTCAAAAATACGCGCACGTAA
- a CDS encoding TonB-dependent receptor encodes MNKYTKPMFKISVLSLAIAASAQAQEQALEEIVVTGYKASLKSALDTKRDSNGVVDAISSEDIGKFPDTNLAESLQRITGVSIDRSGGEGRQVTVRGLGPQFNTVLLNGRQMPNANASRGFNFDTVAAEMVSGVEVYKTSTATTQSGGIGATINVKTAKPLDLGTKFAGSVKGLNETNLDDVTPAISGLVSTTFNDNFGVLAAVSYQERQYQTDSVEQRRWDWRSRRPATQGSYLVLPDAQGNPINADFYPTQTAVKRQEFERERLNGSLVFEYKPADNLSITLDAQYSDLQQEGMEYESAAWYGYGNNEQYEIDENATIVNRTVTNAGLDFFVNNPVTQETGLSTGLEVDWDISDSSKLVLGYSQSKAEAQPDKQANISRSDVQASPLSFTFEIRDDVASHYYDNTDISLANARIWQYDGYSDPRTDEIKQSRVDYTFTEDSLTVKAGLMFTDQTKTIEQYMAKAGTVLQGKYNLVGADPAASIYRSVADAQNAGYAVKTMNHAILGNLAYFSFDPLAFNDWIAYAQQDAGATAAQKDAANSTLELQPNWSEINEQTTAVYVEATKSFDLNGRDLTVVLGTRYEDTSVDSTSLEQTLVSLTPPAVAGESYTRVYGDSVPFTDGDGYDVFLPNLSLKYDLMDDVVVRFGASRTITRPELSDLKSARTLGDVREGQTGVGSAGNPNLKPFMSDNFDLSAEWYVNDFDYVSIGAFSKSIDNFVVTEGLPETISGVIDPSTGQDVVYEMRRPRNLDTKKVSGIEVGGQHIFGDTGFGVIANATFVFADPDYDFETPLGEIPTADAVVGVSDSANLVGFYENGPFQIRIAYNWRDSFVRGFQYYYTSTSNEPVVVEDYSQIDISMSYDLTDNVSIFLEGINVTEEGSRIHGREKNHMFYVGEGVGRYALGVRASF; translated from the coding sequence ATGAATAAATACACAAAACCAATGTTTAAAATCAGCGTGCTTAGCCTTGCTATCGCTGCCAGTGCGCAAGCACAAGAGCAGGCGTTGGAAGAGATTGTGGTGACTGGTTATAAAGCGAGCTTGAAAAGCGCGCTGGATACCAAGCGCGACTCCAACGGTGTGGTAGACGCCATCAGCTCTGAAGATATAGGTAAATTCCCCGATACTAACCTCGCCGAATCCTTGCAGCGTATCACTGGTGTGTCGATTGACCGCAGTGGTGGTGAAGGTCGTCAGGTAACGGTGCGCGGCCTTGGCCCACAGTTCAATACTGTGCTGTTAAATGGTCGCCAAATGCCCAACGCTAACGCCAGCCGTGGTTTTAACTTTGATACGGTTGCTGCAGAAATGGTGAGTGGTGTTGAGGTGTACAAAACCTCAACAGCGACGACCCAGTCTGGTGGTATTGGTGCCACCATCAACGTAAAAACGGCTAAGCCACTGGACTTGGGTACCAAGTTTGCCGGTTCGGTAAAAGGCTTGAATGAAACCAACCTGGATGACGTTACCCCCGCCATTTCCGGTTTGGTAAGCACTACCTTCAACGACAATTTTGGTGTGCTGGCTGCTGTGAGCTATCAAGAGCGTCAATACCAGACCGATTCGGTAGAGCAGCGCCGTTGGGATTGGCGTTCTCGCCGCCCGGCAACCCAGGGGTCTTATCTGGTTCTGCCTGATGCGCAAGGCAACCCTATCAATGCCGATTTTTACCCTACCCAGACGGCGGTAAAACGTCAGGAATTTGAACGTGAGCGTTTGAACGGCAGCCTGGTATTTGAATACAAGCCAGCCGATAACCTGTCGATTACCCTCGATGCCCAGTACTCGGATTTGCAGCAGGAAGGCATGGAGTATGAAAGTGCCGCTTGGTATGGCTATGGCAATAACGAGCAGTACGAAATCGACGAAAACGCCACCATCGTCAACCGCACAGTGACCAATGCTGGCCTGGATTTCTTTGTTAACAACCCGGTTACCCAGGAGACTGGTTTAAGCACTGGCCTGGAAGTGGATTGGGATATCAGTGACTCCTCCAAACTGGTGCTGGGCTACAGTCAATCCAAAGCGGAAGCGCAGCCGGATAAGCAAGCCAATATCAGCCGCTCTGATGTTCAAGCTTCACCGCTGTCATTCACCTTTGAGATTCGCGATGACGTAGCCAGTCACTATTACGACAATACCGATATCTCGCTGGCCAATGCGCGTATCTGGCAATACGACGGTTACTCTGATCCACGTACTGATGAAATCAAGCAGTCGCGTGTGGATTACACCTTTACCGAAGACAGCCTGACAGTGAAAGCCGGTTTGATGTTCACCGATCAAACCAAAACCATTGAGCAGTACATGGCGAAGGCGGGCACTGTGTTGCAAGGCAAATACAACCTTGTTGGTGCCGATCCAGCCGCCAGTATCTATCGCTCGGTAGCTGACGCGCAAAACGCGGGTTACGCTGTAAAAACCATGAACCATGCGATTCTGGGCAATCTGGCGTATTTCTCCTTTGATCCGCTGGCGTTTAACGACTGGATAGCCTACGCACAGCAAGATGCTGGTGCCACCGCCGCACAGAAAGATGCAGCCAACTCGACATTGGAGCTTCAGCCTAACTGGTCTGAGATTAATGAGCAGACGACTGCTGTGTATGTTGAGGCGACCAAATCCTTTGATCTGAATGGCCGCGACTTGACCGTGGTGCTGGGTACTCGCTACGAAGATACCTCTGTCGATTCAACCTCTCTCGAGCAAACCCTGGTGTCGCTCACGCCACCAGCTGTTGCCGGTGAATCCTATACTCGAGTCTATGGTGATAGCGTTCCTTTCACCGATGGTGATGGCTACGATGTGTTCCTGCCTAACTTGTCTCTCAAATATGACTTGATGGATGATGTTGTTGTGCGCTTTGGTGCCTCTCGCACTATTACCCGTCCTGAGCTGAGTGACCTGAAGTCTGCACGTACGTTGGGTGATGTCAGAGAAGGGCAAACTGGTGTCGGTAGCGCGGGTAACCCGAACCTCAAGCCGTTTATGTCAGACAACTTTGATTTGTCGGCAGAGTGGTATGTTAACGATTTTGATTACGTCTCTATCGGTGCCTTCTCCAAATCTATCGACAACTTTGTGGTGACAGAAGGTTTGCCAGAAACCATTTCCGGCGTGATCGACCCATCAACCGGTCAGGATGTGGTCTATGAGATGCGTCGTCCACGCAACCTTGACACCAAAAAAGTCAGCGGTATTGAAGTTGGTGGTCAGCATATTTTTGGTGATACAGGTTTTGGCGTAATCGCCAACGCTACCTTCGTATTTGCTGATCCTGACTATGATTTCGAGACACCATTGGGCGAGATACCAACCGCCGATGCGGTTGTAGGTGTGAGCGATTCCGCCAACCTGGTGGGCTTCTATGAAAATGGTCCTTTCCAGATTCGTATTGCCTATAACTGGCGCGATTCGTTTGTTCGTGGCTTCCAGTACTACTACACCAGCACCAGTAACGAGCCGGTGGTAGTGGAAGATTACTCACAAATCGATATCTCCATGAGCTACGATTTAACTGACAACGTCAGCATCTTCCTGGAAGGCATCAACGTCACTGAGGAAGGTTCACGTATCCACGGTCGTGAAAAGAACCACATGTTCTACGTGGGTGAAGGCGTAGGCCGTTATGCGTTGGGCGTTAGAGCGAGCTTCTAA
- a CDS encoding DUF1963 domain-containing protein, with amino-acid sequence MKKIPPFKLHPIPLSNEAACLPKFKWANDDVGSRHKLGGSPDFIQSEDIPICDDCGELMTFYAQLDSINDDYCIADCGMIYTFVCFQCNTVKSIIQSG; translated from the coding sequence ATGAAAAAAATTCCTCCATTTAAATTACACCCCATACCATTATCAAATGAAGCTGCTTGTTTACCAAAATTCAAGTGGGCTAACGATGATGTCGGTTCAAGACATAAACTAGGTGGAAGTCCAGATTTTATTCAGAGTGAAGACATACCAATTTGCGATGATTGCGGCGAATTAATGACCTTCTATGCCCAGCTCGATTCGATCAATGATGACTATTGCATTGCAGATTGTGGGATGATCTATACGTTCGTATGCTTTCAATGCAATACAGTTAAATCAATCATTCAATCTGGTTAG
- a CDS encoding exo 1,3/1,4-beta-D-glucan glucohydrolase → MNNKFALRALLPGALLLSLLAGCDTKKTEAPTTTESSAATSTAEKVTWPAIASAVKKDPAVETRIDDLLARMTLEEKIGQLVQPEIKFLTPEDVKQYHVGSVLNGGGSTPGSNKYATMEDWVKLADSYYNASVDTANGRIGIPIMWGTDAVHGLGNVIGATLFPHNIALGATNNPELLKEIGRVTAVEIAVTGLDWDFSPTVAVARDDRWGRAYESWSEDPEIVGAFAGKMVEGLQGKGGSETFLSNDHVIATAKHFIGDGGTLNGVDRGPTQGDEKELRDIHGAGYFSALESGVQAVMASFTSWDGTRMHGHKYLLTDVLKGQMGFDGLVVGDWSGHSFIPGCTAVDCPESLMAGLDIYMVPEPNWKDLYNNLLAQAKSGEITAERLDDAVRRILRVKIRAGLFEKGAPSTRPLAGKKELLGAPEHRAVARQAVRESLVMLKNKNNLLPLARNQKVLVAGDGADNIGKQSGGWSVTWQGTGNVNSDFPGATSIYAGINEVVSAAGGKATLSVDGSFKEKPDVAIVVFGEDPYAEMQGDVGMLAYKPRNPADWELLKKLRSQGIPVVSLFITGRPLWVNREINASDAFVAIWQPGTEGGGVADVIFKNAKGEINYDMKGRLSFSWPKHPDQTPLNRGDANYDPLFAYGYGLSYADKNTLGDDLSEDGPKAAEALDVMEIFNRRPMDPWQLEIIGFQNDVVPMNSNTVKASSLMIQAVDSEVQEDARRVVWNGAGPGQVALSVGNRQDFINYYNSDSALVFDVKVDSVPSATTYLRLGCGSYCASDIDLTEKLKGFSGQGWQTVTIPFRCYPDSGANFGVAQPPAEYWTQVLAPFSLVTSGELDLSFAKVSVVKGAGKDIACP, encoded by the coding sequence ATGAACAATAAATTTGCTCTTCGTGCGCTCCTGCCCGGCGCGCTGTTGCTCTCGCTACTCGCGGGTTGTGACACCAAAAAAACGGAAGCACCCACCACTACTGAAAGCTCCGCCGCTACAAGCACGGCGGAAAAAGTGACATGGCCGGCAATTGCCAGCGCTGTCAAAAAAGACCCGGCGGTAGAAACACGCATCGATGACTTGCTGGCGCGCATGACGCTGGAAGAAAAGATCGGTCAGTTGGTACAACCGGAAATCAAATTCCTGACCCCTGAGGATGTGAAGCAGTATCACGTTGGCTCAGTGCTCAATGGCGGCGGCAGCACTCCCGGCAGCAACAAATACGCGACCATGGAAGACTGGGTCAAACTGGCCGACAGCTACTACAACGCCTCGGTAGATACCGCCAATGGTCGTATCGGCATTCCTATTATGTGGGGCACCGATGCGGTACACGGCTTGGGTAACGTGATTGGCGCCACCCTGTTCCCACACAATATCGCCCTGGGAGCAACCAATAACCCTGAATTGCTGAAAGAGATTGGCCGTGTGACCGCGGTTGAAATCGCCGTAACCGGCCTGGATTGGGACTTCTCGCCCACCGTTGCCGTTGCGCGCGATGATCGCTGGGGCCGCGCTTATGAAAGCTGGTCGGAAGATCCGGAAATTGTGGGTGCCTTTGCGGGCAAAATGGTGGAGGGCTTGCAAGGCAAGGGCGGCAGCGAGACCTTTTTATCCAATGATCACGTGATCGCCACTGCCAAACACTTTATCGGCGATGGCGGCACCCTGAACGGCGTTGACCGTGGCCCAACCCAAGGTGATGAAAAAGAACTGCGCGATATCCATGGCGCTGGTTATTTCAGCGCGCTGGAGTCTGGCGTACAGGCGGTGATGGCCTCCTTCACCAGTTGGGATGGCACTCGCATGCACGGCCACAAATACCTGCTGACCGATGTACTCAAAGGCCAAATGGGCTTTGACGGTTTGGTAGTAGGCGATTGGAGCGGCCACAGTTTTATCCCCGGTTGTACGGCGGTGGATTGCCCCGAATCGCTGATGGCCGGTCTGGACATTTACATGGTGCCCGAACCCAACTGGAAAGACCTGTACAACAACCTGCTGGCACAAGCCAAATCCGGCGAGATTACCGCCGAGCGCTTGGACGACGCGGTACGCCGCATACTGCGTGTGAAAATCCGCGCGGGTCTGTTTGAAAAAGGCGCGCCCTCTACTCGCCCATTGGCGGGCAAAAAAGAATTGTTAGGCGCACCGGAGCACCGCGCGGTCGCCCGTCAGGCGGTACGCGAATCACTGGTGATGCTGAAAAACAAAAACAACCTGCTGCCTTTGGCGCGCAACCAGAAAGTACTGGTCGCGGGTGATGGCGCCGACAACATCGGCAAGCAAAGCGGTGGCTGGTCTGTCACCTGGCAAGGCACTGGCAATGTGAACTCCGATTTCCCCGGCGCCACCTCGATTTATGCAGGCATCAATGAAGTCGTCAGCGCCGCAGGTGGCAAGGCAACCCTGAGTGTGGATGGCTCGTTCAAAGAAAAGCCGGATGTCGCCATAGTCGTATTCGGTGAAGACCCCTACGCCGAAATGCAGGGCGATGTGGGTATGCTCGCCTACAAGCCACGCAACCCTGCCGACTGGGAACTGCTGAAGAAATTGCGCAGCCAGGGCATCCCCGTAGTGTCGCTGTTCATTACCGGTCGCCCACTGTGGGTCAACCGCGAAATCAACGCCTCCGACGCATTTGTTGCCATCTGGCAGCCAGGCACCGAAGGCGGCGGCGTGGCCGATGTGATCTTCAAAAACGCCAAAGGCGAAATCAACTACGACATGAAAGGTCGCCTGAGTTTCTCTTGGCCAAAGCATCCGGATCAAACACCGCTCAACCGTGGCGATGCCAACTACGACCCACTCTTCGCCTATGGTTATGGCCTGAGCTACGCCGACAAGAACACCCTGGGTGATGACCTGTCGGAAGACGGCCCCAAAGCCGCTGAAGCGCTGGATGTGATGGAAATCTTCAACCGTCGCCCCATGGATCCATGGCAGTTGGAAATTATTGGCTTCCAAAACGATGTTGTGCCCATGAACAGCAACACCGTCAAAGCCTCATCACTGATGATCCAGGCAGTCGACAGCGAAGTGCAGGAAGATGCACGCCGTGTTGTGTGGAATGGCGCAGGCCCCGGCCAGGTAGCACTCTCGGTAGGCAACCGCCAGGACTTCATCAACTACTACAACAGCGATTCAGCCCTGGTGTTTGACGTTAAAGTAGATTCAGTGCCCAGCGCGACCACTTACTTGCGCTTGGGTTGCGGCTCCTACTGCGCCTCGGACATCGACCTGACCGAGAAACTGAAAGGCTTCTCCGGCCAAGGCTGGCAGACGGTTACCATCCCCTTCCGCTGCTACCCAGACTCAGGCGCCAACTTTGGCGTAGCACAACCACCAGCAGAATATTGGACCCAAGTCCTCGCGCCCTTCTCGCTGGTAACCAGCGGCGAGCTGGATCTCAGCTTCGCCAAGGTCAGCGTAGTAAAAGGTGCCGGTAAAGATATCGCCTGCCCCTGA
- a CDS encoding tryptophan halogenase family protein — translation MAAAAFAKKFGELLEITLVESDEIGTVGVGEATIPPMRVFHKLLGIDEQEFMRATKATFKLGISFENWARQGDKYIHSFGKTGKETWLGDFHHFWLRSRELGMDFEFGDFCLEFQAAQANKFFTGPGADINYAYHLDASRYATFLRAMSEKYGAKRIEGKVIEVKQDHDTGFISALVLASGVVVEGDFFIDCSGFRGLLIEQTLRTGYEDWSQWLPCDTALAVQTESVGPAVPYTRAIAHHAGWQWQIPLQHRVGNGLVYCSNFMTDEEARATLLQNINGPRVNEPRLIKFRTGRRRKSWNKNCVALGLASGFIEPLESTSIHLFIMAITRLMRFFPFSGVEPVLVDEYNRETLAEIEPIRDFVIMHYKATERDDSPFWRYCRNMEVPATLAHRMKLFKKTGHAYQAQGELFRIDSWTQVLFGQRVMPEQYHHIAQLMSEQELRQFLMRMKESIRDATEKLPLHEEFVRQYCRAQME, via the coding sequence ATGGCGGCGGCTGCCTTTGCTAAAAAATTCGGTGAGCTGCTTGAGATCACATTGGTGGAGTCTGATGAGATTGGCACTGTTGGCGTCGGTGAGGCGACTATTCCACCAATGAGGGTATTTCATAAATTGCTGGGAATTGATGAACAGGAATTTATGCGCGCGACCAAAGCCACCTTCAAGCTTGGGATTTCATTTGAAAATTGGGCAAGGCAAGGCGACAAGTATATTCACTCCTTTGGTAAAACGGGCAAAGAGACATGGCTGGGGGATTTTCATCATTTTTGGTTACGTAGTCGTGAATTGGGAATGGATTTTGAGTTTGGTGATTTTTGTCTGGAGTTTCAGGCGGCACAGGCAAATAAATTTTTTACCGGTCCGGGTGCAGATATTAATTATGCTTATCACTTGGATGCCTCGCGCTATGCCACATTTTTACGGGCGATGAGTGAAAAATACGGTGCAAAACGAATAGAGGGGAAAGTAATTGAAGTTAAGCAGGATCATGATACCGGGTTTATTTCGGCATTAGTGTTGGCTTCAGGAGTGGTAGTTGAGGGTGATTTTTTTATTGACTGCTCGGGATTTCGTGGTTTATTAATTGAGCAGACATTACGTACCGGGTACGAAGATTGGTCACAATGGCTGCCCTGTGATACCGCACTTGCGGTACAAACAGAATCGGTTGGTCCAGCGGTTCCCTATACGCGTGCTATTGCTCATCACGCTGGTTGGCAGTGGCAAATCCCTCTCCAGCATCGGGTAGGGAATGGCTTGGTGTATTGCAGCAATTTTATGACGGATGAGGAGGCGCGTGCGACGCTGTTGCAGAACATTAACGGCCCGCGAGTCAATGAGCCTCGGCTGATTAAATTTCGCACTGGTCGTCGCCGCAAAAGCTGGAATAAAAATTGTGTAGCCTTGGGCTTGGCGAGCGGTTTTATTGAGCCGCTGGAGTCGACCAGTATTCATTTATTTATTATGGCAATTACGCGCTTGATGCGCTTTTTTCCTTTCAGTGGTGTCGAGCCTGTCCTGGTTGATGAATATAATCGTGAAACGCTTGCGGAAATTGAGCCTATTCGCGACTTTGTCATCATGCATTACAAGGCAACCGAGCGTGATGATAGTCCATTCTGGCGTTACTGCAGAAATATGGAGGTGCCTGCAACTTTGGCGCATCGTATGAAGCTATTTAAAAAAACCGGGCATGCATATCAAGCACAAGGCGAGCTATTTCGAATCGATTCTTGGACCCAAGTATTATTTGGGCAGCGCGTTATGCCTGAGCAATATCATCATATTGCTCAGTTGATGAGTGAGCAGGAACTGCGGCAATTTTTAATGCGTATGAAAGAAAGTATCAGAGACGCTACCGAAAAATTGCCGCTTCATGAAGAATTTGTGCGGCAATATTGCCGTGCACAAATGGAATAA